From a region of the Odontesthes bonariensis isolate fOdoBon6 chromosome 2, fOdoBon6.hap1, whole genome shotgun sequence genome:
- the slf2 gene encoding SMC5-SMC6 complex localization factor protein 2 isoform X2 — translation MDLALQQHSPHFTSYHQETPMKPSQVTNRLSHPPPRRVLPLQTPEQCNKDRYGPQLNPTCSVGPMLSSGFAPNSAAIIASPVNSLPNHRMGPTMLFVQPPGFTSSSPTNTGDLGYGPQPTTRERWGPLQHTVQSGPTHFSSSRLVPVSPTNNNTSTDKLPHTPVFHDRSSKFVKDLYNHSPSHHAWRDKGTESKVTSSNSGSSNETSQRQELNKAQSSDARSSIRTIQLHRPPISFINGAGQEVQPHPSALKEGCRPGVSHWPSRSCQMPSNTQSSDRSTGYNSPTVHTFIALSQSEQQQHDQAPSSAKLIQDVNLNCTSEKRRRELEHCDENSMKPCPQGANSGKTQTSKPTPCNSPGDSLVPAPSSKNSSVLEPSPKATDSHLRPEPAWGQSTQSEILSTLKSTQSPKHCVKRVPSAGTKQVYTDSTHKNVVKLSALSKSSEESVKKRKEENDERHKSSTSAVHQKDSSRSPYVAPISHSSGLVACSTPVLPAKTLSRGNQLEESRKSHSNTSKLTSKSNLGSPNCHTVERNKAARARRSIPDDISDLFTPDPTTYVVGSVRKTAKLMIEGEEIKSPTSEKGSTPGLGNSTPASGSFLHKTPQSSVKESPNAVSSSAPNSPGCWPIVKCVKLEKHSSKDKGLRIGPIASSGRQLKDENVKPDEKRRPLLSGSANPSRADAAVSEQDSSSRCTRLLPPERQANEGSRKEVNEEDPIDVEMDLGLSIAYDVDLTQSSESSEEEQLISLKEMMERVTKPPDTPEKGAFSEPSTPVPPQRRCRPKTPQLPSSSTKSGVYKNNLDQMLKEINNNKRAKEVEAQLLTACKEDLLKIAEYEKAEEHREEGISSEQQEFLQRYSLMSSAIREVPPGEVVFNLDKFGRVFDQNTLQLRQCLVCPQGAAQKTLLWSSPAQLRLHLNIGLFQEAYDCSSPCPALVTRFLFKMMSVHSERMVSEKILQALCDIACSAAYQIVKNGSQQFEVWVPSLADVTLALMNMGVDFVTLFPFEDLQPSFTEGDLLEDVYVKEESPSTEKEQPVFPEHNCSNVFKYLSYCMGLCPRAYSDDELLLLLTVVGTVSLDVNRILQSSVDVTCLQYKIVNNIRDWSAMLPRICRALTELTDDHHNMCLVVQLLPDNTRGKELRRHLSLSMISKLLDGNCTYEPSQDEFQLADLRPYLPQMQPSALLRSMHQKDKEEDLNILDQQAYYLCYSLLTLTNEASNLQLFPAHQKEQLLCLSYALETHVKCDIRESEKCLYRSKVKDLLARMYTKWQMLLKRTRPLNNRLYDFWQPVDTFRSHQEDEENTVTEEEDEEEEETILADEMEDDVGMVAEEEAREQATETEEAMEVDKRPGDAERDATKNDTSKTEEVMEPVSDNLSQAMPEMQPQAVDEQMDANITEYTDMENETDSGEITPLLAPGFVS, via the exons ATGGACCTTGCACTCCAGCAGCACTCGCCACATTTTACGTCTTATCACCAGGAGACTCCAATGAAACCCTCTCAAGTAACCAATCGGCTTTCTCATCCTCCACCCAGGAGAGTGTTGCCACTTCAGACTCCTGAGCAGTGCAACAAGGACAGATACGGTCCACAGTTGAACCCTACTTGCTCTGTGGGACCAATGCTTTCTTCAGGGTTTGCCCCAAATAGCGCCGCTATCATTGCTTCCCCAGTGAATTCTTTGCCAAATCACAGAATGGGACCTACAATGCTCTTTGTTCAACCTCCTGGGTTTACTTCAAGCAGCCCAACTAACACTGGGGACTTGGGATATGGGCCCCAGCCTACAACTAGAGAACGATGGGGTCCTTTGCAGCACACTGTACAATCAGGACCAACGCATTTTTCTTCATCTCGGCTTGTTCCAGTCAGCCCAACCAACAACAATACCTCAACTGATAAACTCCCACATACCCCTGTATTTCATGATAGGTCTTCTAAATTTGTTAAGGATTTATACAACCACTCCCCATCCCATCATGCCTGGAGAGATAAAGGGACTGAATCCAAGGTCACCTCCTCTAACTCGGGAAGCAGCAATGAAACATCACAAAGACAAGAGTTGAATAag GCTCAGTCCAGTGACGCAAGAAGTTCCATACGAACTATCCAGCTGCACAGGCCTCCTATTAGCTTTATAAACGGAGCAGGCCAGGAAGTTCAACCGCATCCTTCGGCACTAAAAGAGGGCTGCcgccctggtgtcagccattGGCCCTCAAGAAGCTGCCAGATGCCTTCAAATACCCAGTCTTCTGACAGGAGTACTGGTTACAATTCACCCACCGTGCACACCTTTATAGCTCTAAGCCAG agCGAGCAACAGCAACACGATCAAGCACCTTCGAGCGCAAAATTAATTCAAG ATGTGAATTTGAACTGTACGTCGGAGAAGAGGCGCAGAGAGTTGGAGCACTGTGATGAAAATTCCATGAAACCATGTCCTCAGGGTGCAAACTCTGGGAAAACACAGACAAGCAAACCCACCCCTTGCAACTCACCCGGCGACTCACTTGTTCCTGCGCCATCATCTAAGAATTCTTCGGTCTTGGAACCATCTCCTAAAGCGACAGACAGCCATCTGCGCCCAGAGCCGGCTTGGGGACAGTCAACACAGTCGGAGATCTTATCCACACTCAAATCCACCCAGTCACCGAAACACTGTGTAAAGAGGGTACCATCAGCTGGAACAAAGCAAGTCTATACAGACTCTACTCATAAGAATGTAGTTAAGCTAAGTGCACTTTCAAAGTCCAGCGAggaaagtgtgaaaaaaagaaaagaggaaaacgaTGAAAGGCATAAATCAAGCACCTCTGCAGTTCATCAGAAGGATAGTAGTAGATCACCTTATGTTGCTCCCATCAGCCACTCCTCTGGTCTCGTTGCCTGTAGTACCCCGGTCTTACCAGCCAAGACCCTGAGCAGAGGTAATCAATTAGAGGAGAGCAGAAAATCGCACAGTAACACTTCTAAACTAACATCAAAATCAAATTTGGGTTCTCCAAATTGTCACACAGTAGAGCGCAATAAAGCTGCTCGTGCGCGAAGATCTATCCCCGATGACATCAGTGATCTTTTTACGCCGGATCCCACGACTTATGTTGTCGGCTCAGTGCGAAAGACTGCAAAGCTCATGATAGAAGGGGAAGAAATCAAATCGCCCACCTCGGAGAAAGGCTCCACCCCTGGACTCGGCAACAGTACTCCAGCTTCTGGATCCTTTCTTCACAAAACTCCACAGTCCTCAGTAAAGGAATCTCCAAATGCAGTGTCTTCCTCAGCACCCAACTCTCCAGGCTGTTGGCCAATTGTGAAATGTGTAAAACTGGAGAAACATTCTTCAAAAGATAAGGGACTCCGAATTGGTCCAATCGCTTCTTCGGGCAGGCAGCTTAAAGATGAGAACGTCAAACCCGACGAGAAACGCAGACCTCTCCTTTCCGGCAGTGCCAACCCTTCGAGGGCTGACGCTGCGGTGTCTGAGCAGGACTCGTCATCACGTTGTACCCGCCTTCTGCCTCCAGAGAGGCAGGCAAATGAAGGCAGTAGAAAGGAGGTGAATGAAGAGGATCCTATAGATGTAGAGATGGACTTGGGCCTAAGTATTGCATACGATGTCGATCTAACTCAGAGCTCTGAAAGCAgtgaggaggagcagctgatctCCTTAAAGGAGATGATGGAGCGTGTCACCAAGCCTCCGGACACTCCAGAGAAGGGAGCCTTCTCAGAGCCAAGTACACCTGTACCACCACAGCGCCGGTGTCGGCCCAAAACT CCACAGCTTCCGTCATCCTCCACAAAGTCGGGTGTCTACAAGAATAACCTTGACCAgatgctgaaagaaattaacaacaacaaaag AGCTAAAGAGGTTGAGGCACAGCTTCTAACTGCATGTAAAGAGGACCTGTTGAAGATAGCCGAATATGAGAAGGCGGAGGAGCACCGGGAAGAGGGAATCTCTTCTGAGCAGCA GGAATTCCTGCAGCGCTATTCGCTGATGTCCAGTGCAATCAGGGAAGTGCCTCCAGGAGAAGTGGTGTTCAATCTGGACAAGTTTGGCCGGGTGTTTGACCAGAATACACTGCAGCTCAGGCAGTGCTTGGTCTGTCCACAGGGGGCAGCACAAAAAACACTTCTTTG GTCGAGCCCTGCTCAACTGAGACTGCATTTGAATATTGGGTTATTCCAGGAAGCTTATGACTGTAGCTCACCCTGTCCAGCTCTGGTTACCCGTTTCCTCTTCAAG ATGATGTCAGTCCATAGTGAGCGGATGGTGTCAGAAAAGATATTACAGGCCCTGTGTGACATTGCCTGTTCTGCTGCTTATCAGATAG TGAAAAATGGAAGCCAGCAGTTTGAAGTGTGGGTGCCGAGTTTGGCCGATGTGACGCTGGCATTGATGAACATGGGTGTTGATTTTGTTACACTCTTCCCGTTTGAGGATCTACAACCTTCCTTCACCGAGGGAGATCTGCT ggAGGATGTCTATGTGAAAGAGGAGAGTCCCTCCACTGAAAAGGAGCAGCCCGTTTTCCCCGAACACAACTGCAGCAACGTCTTCAAG TACCTGTCTTACTGCATGGGCCTGTGCCCTCGTGCATACAGTGATGAcgagctgctgttgctgctgactGTGGTGGGAACAGTCAGCCTGGACGTGAATCGCATCCTCCAGTCCAGCGTGGATGTGACCTGTCTTCAGTATAAAATTGTCAACAACATCAGGGATTGGAGCGCAATG CTTCCCAGAATTTGTCGGGCCCTCACTGAATTGACAGATGATCACCACAATATGTGCCTGGTAGTTCAACTCCTGCCTGACAACACACGTGGAAA AGAGCTGCGTCGACATCTGAGCTTGTCCATGATCTCTAAGTTGTTAGATGGAAATTGCACCTACGAACCTTCACAGGATGAGTTTCAG CTTGCTGATCTCAGGCCGTACCTTCCCCAAATGCAACCCTCTGCTCTTCTCCGAAGCATGCATCAGAAAGATAAAGAAGAGGACTTGAACATTCTCGACCAACAG GCCTACTACCTGTGCTACAGCCTTCTGACACTGACAAATGAAGCATCCAATTTGCAGCTCTTCCCAGCTCATCAGAAG GAGCAGCTGCTTTGTTTGTCGTATGCACTGGAAACCCATGTTAAGTGTGACATCAGAGAGAGCGAGAAATGTCTTTACCGCAGCAAG GTGAAGGACCTGTTGGCCAGGATGTACACCAAGTGGCAGATGCTCCTTAAGAGGACCAGACCTCTCAAT AATAGACTTTATGACTTTTGGCAGCCTGTCGACACCTTCAGGAGCCACCAAGAGGACGAAGAGAACACTGTAACggaggaagaggatgaggaagaagaggaaaccATTTTAGCTGATGAGATGGAGGatgatgtcggaatggtggctGAAGAGGAAGCGAGAGAACAGGCAACAGAGACAGAAGAGGCCATGGAAGTTGACAAAAGGCCTGGAGACGCAGAGAGAGACGCCACTAAGAATGACACGAGCAAAACAGAAGAGGTAATGGAGCCAGTGTCCGACAACTTGAGCCAAGCGATGCCTGAAATGCAGCCTCAGGCAGTGGATGAGCAAATGGACGCCAATATTACTGAGTATACCGACATGGAGAATGAGACTGATTCTGGAGAAATTACACCACTGTTAGCACCAGGTTTTGTGTCATAG